The sequence AGGAGCTGGCCGCCGAGCAGGCCGCGCAGGACGCCGAGGACACCGCCGAGCAGGAGGAAGAGGACGACGAGGACGCGCACGGCGAGGAGTCCGCCGGCTCCAGCGCCGGCAGCCGTCGCCGTCGTCGCCGCCGTCGCCGCGCCGGTGAGTCCGCCGCGGACGGCGAGCCGTCCTTGGACGACCCGGAGCGTACCGTCGTCAAGGTCCGCGAGCCGCGCAAGCAGAGCGAGCCGTCCGACGAGGTGCAGTCCATCAAGGGCTCGACCCGTCTGGAGGCGAAGAAGCAGCGCCGCCGCGAGGGCCGTGAGCAGGGCCGCCGCCGTGTCCCGATCATCACCGAGGCCGAGTTCCTGGCCCGCCGTGAGGCCGTCGACCGGGTGATGGTCGTCCGCCAGCACGGCGAGCGCACCCAGATCGGCGTCCTTGAGGACAACGTGCTCGTGGAGCACTACGTCAACAAGGAGCAGTCGACGTCGTACGTCGGCAACGTCTACCTCGGCAAGGTGCAGAACGTGCTGCCGTCGATGGAGGCCGCCTTCATCGACATCGGCAAGGGCCGCAACGCCGTGCTGTATGCCGGTGAGGTCAACTTCGGCGCGCTCGGCATGGGCAACGGCCCGCGGCGCATCGAGTCCGCCCTCAAGTCCGGGCAGTCGGTCCTGGTGCAGGTCACCAAGGACCCGATCGGGCACAAGGGCGCGCGTCTGACCAGCCAGGTCTCCCTGCCGGGCCGCTACCTCGTGTACGTCCCCGAGGGCTCCATGACCGGCATCAGCCGCAAGCTGCCCGACACCGAGCGGGCCCGGCTGAAGACGATCCTCAAGAAGATCGTCCCCGAGGACGCGGGTGTCATCGTGCGCACCGCCGCCGAGGGCGCGAGCGAGGACGAGCTGCGCCGCGACGTCGAGCGGCTCCAGGCGCAGTGGGAGGACATCCAGAAGAAGGCCAAGAGCGGCAACGCGCCGACGCTGCTCTACGGCGAGCCGGACATGACCGTCCGGGTCGTGCGCGACATCTTCAACGAGGACTTCTCCAAGGTCATCGTCAGCGGTGACGACGCCTGGCAGACGATCCACGGGTACGTCGCGCACGTCGCCCCGGATCTCGCGGGCCGCCTGTCGAAGTGGACCTCCGAGGTCGACGTCTTCGCCACCTACCGGATCGACGAGCAGCTCGCCAAGGCGCTGGACCGCAAGGTCTGGCTGCCCAGCGGCGGTTCGCTGGTGATCGACCGGACCGAGGCGATGGTCGTCGTCGACGTCAACACCGGCAAGTTCACCGGCCAGGGCGGCAACCTGGAGGAGACGGTCACCAGGAACAACCTGGAGGCGGCCGAGGAGATCGTGCGCCAGCTGCGGCTGCGCGACCTCGGCGGCATCATCGTGATCGACTTCATCGACATGGTCCTGGAGTCCAACCGCGACCTGGTGCTGCGCCGCCTGCTGGAGTGCCTGGGCCGCGACCGCACGAAGCACCAGGTGGCCGAGGTGACCTCGCTGGGCCTGGTGCAGATGACCCGTAAGCGGGTCGGTCAGGGCCTGCTGGAGTCCTTCTCCGAGACCTGTGTGCACTGCAACGGCCGCGGTGTCATCGTGCACATGGAGCAGCCCGGTTCGGCCGGCGCCGGTGGCGGCGGCAAGCGCAAGAAGCGCGGCCGCGGCGGCGACGCGCAGGAGCAGCCGCACGAGCACGAGCATGTGCACGAGACCGCCGCGGTCGCCGTGGACAGCGGCGAGGCCGCCGCGCCGGAGATCGAGACGGCCGCCGAGGTGGCCGCCGAGATCGCCGAGCCGGTCGCCCTCACGGCCCCGGAGTTCACGCCGGACGAGGAGCTGTACAGCAGCGTCGCCGAGGCGGAGGCGGCGGCCGGTCGCGGCCGTACCCGCCGCCGGGCGAGCCGTCGCGCGTCGGCCCCGGCGGGCGCGCCGAAGGCGGAGAGGTCCGCCCGCAAGTCCGCTCGGGCGAAGGACGCCGAGGAGGACGTTGTCGCCGAGGCCGCCGTGCCGACCGCGCAGGACGTCACCGCCGAGGAGGCCGCGGCCCGTCCGGTGCGGCCCGAGCCGGCTGCCGAGGCGCTGGCCGAGCCCGCCGCCGTCGAGGACCAGGTGGTGCCGGCTCCCGAGGCCGCCGAGGAGGCGCCCAAGGGCCGTACCCGCCGTCGGGCGACCCGGAAGGTGTCCGCGCCTGCCGGTTCCCCCGCGGGTGCCGAGGCCGCCGTGGTGACCGTCGCCGAGACCGCGCCCGCGGCCCCGGTGGCGGAGCCCGCCGCCGAGGAGGCTCCGGCGCCCGCCGAGAGCGCCGCGCCGGCCCGTCCGCGCCGTCGCGCGGTGCGGAAGACGGCCGCGCCGACCGCGTCCGAGGAGACTGCCGTCGTGGTCGTCCCGGCGGCCGCGGAGGCTCCCGTCGAGGAGGCCCCCGCCGAGGCGGCTGCCGCCGAGGGGGGCGAGGCCCCGGCCAAGAAGACCGCCCGCAAGGCGGTCAAGAAGGCCACGGCGAAGAAGGCGGCCACCAAGAAGACGGCGGCGAAGAAGACCGCCGCCAAGAAGACCGCCGCGAAGAAGACGACGGCCAAGAAGGCGGCCGCCACGAAGAAGACGGCGGCCAAGAAGACGGCGGCGGCCCCGGAGTCGACCTCCGTCGACTGACCGGTCACCGGCACGTCTGGGTGCGGTCCTGTCCGCGAGGAGAGGGCCGCACCCGCTTTTTTCCAGCGGGCCGGGGCACCGCGCCCCGCGCCCGCGCCCCTGAACCGAAGGAGAGAACCGCGATGATAGGCCTCGTGCTGGCGGCCGGCGCCGGACGGCGACTGCGCCCCTACACGGACACCCTGCCCAAGGCCCTGGTGCCGGTGAGCGCACAGGACGCGCCCGAGGCCGTCTCCGTCCTGGACCTGACCCTGGGCAACTTCGCGGAGATCGGGCTGACCGAGGTCGCGGTCATCGTCGGCTACCGCAAGGAGGCCGTCTACGCCCGTAAGGCCGAGTTCGAGCAGAAGTACGGCCTGAAGCTGACGCTCATCGACAACGACAAGGCCGAGGAGTGGAACAACGCCTACTCCCTGTGGTGCGGGCGCGACGCGCTCAAGGACGGTGTGATCCTCGCCAACGGCGACACCGTGCACCCGGTCTCGGTCGAGAAGACGCTGCTGGCCGCGCGCGGCGACGGCAAGAGGATCATCCTCGCGCTGGACACCGTGAAGTCCCTGGCGGACGAGGAGATGAAGGTCGTCGTCGACCCTGAGAAGGGCATGACGCGCATCACCAAGCTGATGGACCCGGCCGAGGCCACCGGCGAGTACATCGGTGTGACCCTGATCGAGGGCGACGCCGCCGAGGAGCTGGCCGACGCCCTGCGCACGACCTTCGAGCGCGACCCCCAGCTGTACTACGAGGACGGCTACCAGGAGCTGGTCGACCGCGGCTTCCGGATCGACGTGGCGCCCATCGGCGACGTCCCGTGGGTCGAGATCGACAACCACGACGACCTCGCCCGCGGGCGGGAGATCGCATGCCGGTACTGACCCGGCTGTTCCCCTCGCCGATCGTGATGGACATCCGCGCGGGTGCCCTGGACGATCTGGCGGGCGTGCTCGCCGACCAGCGCATCTCGGACTCCGGGCGGCTCGCCGTCGCCGTCAGCCGCGGCTACGGCGCCCAGCTGCGCGAGCGCCTCGCGCCGGCGCTGCCCGCCGCCACCTGGTTCGAGGTGGGCGGCGGCACCCTGGACGAGGCGGTCGACCTGGCCGACCGGATGAAGTCCGGCGACTTCGACGCGGTCGTGGGCATCGGCGGCGGCAAGATCATCGACTGTGCGAAGTACTCCGCGGCGCGGATCGGCCTGCCCCTGGTCGTGGTGCCGACGAACCTCTCGCACGACGGCATCTGCTCGCCCGTGTCCAACCTGGACAACGACGCGGGGCGCGGCTCCTACGGCGTGCCCGCGCCCGTCGCCCTGTTCATCGACCTCGACGTGATCCGCGAGGCCCCGCTGCGCTTCGTGCGCTCCGGGATCGGCGACGCCCTGTCCAACATCTCCGCGGTCGCGGACTGGGAGCTGGACCACCGGGTCAACGGCGAGAAGATCGACGGTCTCGCCGCGGCCATGGCCCGCCAGGCCGGCGAGGCGGTGCTGCGGCACCCCGGCGGCTGCGGCGACGACGGGTTCCTCACCGTGCTGTCCGAGGGGCTCGTGCTGACCGGCATCGCCATGTCGATAGCCGGGCACACCCGGCCGTCCTCGGGCGCCTGCCACGAGATCAGCCACGCGCTGGACCTGCTCTACCCCCGCCGGGCCGCCGCGCACGGCGAACAGGTGGGTCTCGGCGCCGCGTTCGCCATGTATCTGCGCGGCGACCACGACGGCTCCCGGCTGATCGTGGAGGGCCTGCGCCGGCACGGGCTGCCCGTGGTGGCCGGGGAGATCGGCTTCAGCGA is a genomic window of Streptomyces sp. WP-1 containing:
- a CDS encoding Rne/Rng family ribonuclease gives rise to the protein MLEPTEPNEGSELNTPSDTLPPRRRRRAASRPAGPPVAGEASAEVTVPAIPAAEDTEETAENAAGDQTPQAEETAPAARPRRRAARRASAPAGAPAAEAVESAETVAPTAAAEVAEGGEVVVGEEAAPRRTRRRATRSVATPSAEAEATAEAPAETESPAETPAAAEAGAPAARPRRRTGRRAAAPAAEVTETAVPAAEAAETPAAEAEPAEEAPARPRRRATRRASAPAGAPAGAPAAAEVAEAVEQAETVTPPAAVEAAPVQEEAPAAPTRRRATRRASAPAGSPEPAPAEAAETVVRATAEAAPEAAPAAEEPAAEAAPARTRRRATRRASAPTGAPKAAEEAPAEPVAEPAVEAQAPAAETGNAEAESEDAAPRRARRRATRRVTAPESAPAETAHTPEVPVTTHTTEPAPAVEAVPAAAEASGTADTPAPRRARRRAVRPASGFSEPARGAGAEEGSRRPARPAVAVFQAPVFAEPRFQTPERAAAEAAAGAVEPAEPAEAEQPAEPQQRAEYAEERAEAGSRRRRRRRAERVEEAPVVEAADEDEDEDEEPEGAEGEAEDAEGYEESSSRRRRRRGGRRRRRGDAAEGEGGEESEELAAEQAAQDAEDTAEQEEEDDEDAHGEESAGSSAGSRRRRRRRRRAGESAADGEPSLDDPERTVVKVREPRKQSEPSDEVQSIKGSTRLEAKKQRRREGREQGRRRVPIITEAEFLARREAVDRVMVVRQHGERTQIGVLEDNVLVEHYVNKEQSTSYVGNVYLGKVQNVLPSMEAAFIDIGKGRNAVLYAGEVNFGALGMGNGPRRIESALKSGQSVLVQVTKDPIGHKGARLTSQVSLPGRYLVYVPEGSMTGISRKLPDTERARLKTILKKIVPEDAGVIVRTAAEGASEDELRRDVERLQAQWEDIQKKAKSGNAPTLLYGEPDMTVRVVRDIFNEDFSKVIVSGDDAWQTIHGYVAHVAPDLAGRLSKWTSEVDVFATYRIDEQLAKALDRKVWLPSGGSLVIDRTEAMVVVDVNTGKFTGQGGNLEETVTRNNLEAAEEIVRQLRLRDLGGIIVIDFIDMVLESNRDLVLRRLLECLGRDRTKHQVAEVTSLGLVQMTRKRVGQGLLESFSETCVHCNGRGVIVHMEQPGSAGAGGGGKRKKRGRGGDAQEQPHEHEHVHETAAVAVDSGEAAAPEIETAAEVAAEIAEPVALTAPEFTPDEELYSSVAEAEAAAGRGRTRRRASRRASAPAGAPKAERSARKSARAKDAEEDVVAEAAVPTAQDVTAEEAAARPVRPEPAAEALAEPAAVEDQVVPAPEAAEEAPKGRTRRRATRKVSAPAGSPAGAEAAVVTVAETAPAAPVAEPAAEEAPAPAESAAPARPRRRAVRKTAAPTASEETAVVVVPAAAEAPVEEAPAEAAAAEGGEAPAKKTARKAVKKATAKKAATKKTAAKKTAAKKTAAKKTTAKKAAATKKTAAKKTAAAPESTSVD
- a CDS encoding phosphocholine cytidylyltransferase family protein — protein: MIGLVLAAGAGRRLRPYTDTLPKALVPVSAQDAPEAVSVLDLTLGNFAEIGLTEVAVIVGYRKEAVYARKAEFEQKYGLKLTLIDNDKAEEWNNAYSLWCGRDALKDGVILANGDTVHPVSVEKTLLAARGDGKRIILALDTVKSLADEEMKVVVDPEKGMTRITKLMDPAEATGEYIGVTLIEGDAAEELADALRTTFERDPQLYYEDGYQELVDRGFRIDVAPIGDVPWVEIDNHDDLARGREIACRY
- a CDS encoding iron-containing alcohol dehydrogenase family protein; the encoded protein is MPVLTRLFPSPIVMDIRAGALDDLAGVLADQRISDSGRLAVAVSRGYGAQLRERLAPALPAATWFEVGGGTLDEAVDLADRMKSGDFDAVVGIGGGKIIDCAKYSAARIGLPLVVVPTNLSHDGICSPVSNLDNDAGRGSYGVPAPVALFIDLDVIREAPLRFVRSGIGDALSNISAVADWELDHRVNGEKIDGLAAAMARQAGEAVLRHPGGCGDDGFLTVLSEGLVLTGIAMSIAGHTRPSSGACHEISHALDLLYPRRAAAHGEQVGLGAAFAMYLRGDHDGSRLIVEGLRRHGLPVVAGEIGFSDEEFVRAVAFAPETRPGRYTILEHLGLAPEGIAEAYAGYVAAAG